The Betta splendens chromosome 2, fBetSpl5.4, whole genome shotgun sequence nucleotide sequence AACTAACCTGATCTATGTCTCCAAAGCCATGTTTTTGAATTTCATTAAGGCAGGTCTCTTTTTAGGTTACAGATTTGCCCTTTCGCTTCCTCTGTCCCCCACAGTTTCCTTCCTGCATGCTTATTATGCATGTTGAGCAAGTTTAAGCAAGGTTTAGCCAAAACACATCAAATGCCACAGCCACTGTGACCAGATGTGTGCTAAGCTCTGCTTCATGTCCACATTTTAAACAGTGCATGGCAGATAATATACAAAGATACAAACAATAAGACTGAAATGTGTTATGTAAGGACAACATGTCAACATATCACATCTTTACCATCCTACATTGATCGAATTAGAGTGGGTCAAAATTAAATAGAAATCTATTATTGTTGAGTAAAGTAAATTCAACTTAATCTATATTataacaaaacattaaaacatgtttttaaaagtCTTGTTTGGCTCAGTGAGATGTAAAGTTAGAAAACATGTGTCTTGTATTGGAAACTTATCTACTTTTCTATTGACACAGGATGCATTGGCCATTTAGTTATTGTATAGATTGTGCATTAATGGTTGAACTGATAATTAGACCAGTTTTCTGAAAACTCAACAGGAAAACATAAGTGAATCTATTCATAACTCACTGTACAACAAGAAAATACTTGATTTATATTTCAGTATTTATTTAGGTTTAAAATTGGCTTTATAATGTAAATTGATCGTGTAAATGCGCAGTAAGAAATAATTTTCATGATAGATGGACAcatctattattatttttgaaaaAGGCCTAAGGGTTTGTTTAGTTTAGAACACAGAAATGATAGCAAACAAAAGAACTGAGGGCAATAAAAATGCCACAATGTTCAAAATAAGCAAAGTGAAACAGTAATGAAAGGCGGTGAGAACGGAATTAAGCAGAAGGCCCCACGACTACAAGATCACAGAAAGGTTTCATCAAGTTACTGAACAACACTAAACAAGCTCAACGTGGTTTATCATAAAAATGCCGCAATGGTTTAGTCAATTTACACTGAAGAAGGCTTGAATACCTACATGTTTGCAATATCAACTAAAACCAGAACCACTGCAAACTGCGTCATTACATGCGCAAGCGTCAAGGTGCTGACAGAGCTCAGATGATATAAACCTCAAACATAACAAACAAGTGACATGCTTCCCAAATCCTGTATTTTTCTGGGAACAAATTTGTTTATATAATAAAGTGTCACAGAATGACAAGTTCTATTCTTTTGCAACTCCCCAGATGTTATTTCAGGAAATCTTTGTCACTTCAGAAGATTAATATCTTCTTGAACACACCCAAACATACAAAGCAGCTTTCTAGCAGCCTACAACAACACTTATTAACGTCCACTTATGTGGACCATCTGTGTCAGAAAACAGGGATTTACACACTTCTCCATGTCACATGTGCATTATTCAAAACACATTGTTCAGAAATCTGTCTTCACTATGTTATGTTGGCCGTGGGAAAAGACGTTTGTGGTTAAGTGTGACAGAATTGCAAGTGGGTGAATGTTCCTGTTAGATCGTAAAATGTAGGCAGTAATTTATATATATCACACATGGCTCTGACAGATGGCATTTCAACATGTGGACTGCTTAGGCCCATGTTTTCACAAAAGAACTTTTGCTTTTGCATTTATCAATATTCAAATATTGCTGTTTTAAGCAAGCAGTGAGGTTGAAGAAATAGGGATGAAAACTTATGTTTAGGTACAAAACTTATGACATACGTGCATATTACAGTGTAACACTCAAAGCTGAAAATCAACTGATGCCTTAGTACTGTAAGCAAAGTACAAGGAAAGTAATCAGAGTCATAAAATGTGTAACTAACAAACTCACTTTTTTAGGAGATGGAAAAATAATGCTGCGTCTCGAAAAGTACTCCGCCAGTCTGAGACTTTTCCGTTACTTCAGAACAATGGCTTTATGTGGTTTCATGAAGAGTAATCCTTTAGCATGTGTGTTTCACCTCAGAGTCAGAAGCAACACTGCGCTGTCTTGATAAACACTGACCGGGGCTCAGGATGACATCACACTCCTTTTGTGGAAGCATAAGGGGCGTAATGAACATTACAAACCTTTGCCCTTACTCATAGCCAGTATTCAAATGTATATCATATATTATATGCATTAACTTTACTGCCCAGACTGTTCATTTTAACGTCAATTAgcaaaataattttattaatttgCATGTTTACTATATagatatactgtagtaaaagGAATTGTAgatatacatacatgcatacatgtaACTTATTGTTTTTCATCCTTGTAATTATTGTTGTTACTAATACTTTTTTCTAGGATTTATTAGCTTTATCCTGAATTGTACAGGATGTGATTGTTGAACATCAGCTATACTGACTATAAATTTCATTGCACTAATTTTACCCTTGGTCTTTTTGTTGCTGTTCAGCTTCTGGACGTTACTGGAAAGGGTGAATAATAATTAACTGAACACAATAGAAGAAGAACGATTTGGCTGTGAGTCAATAGGTAGGTTAATCGGACCTATCAGCACGAGGGCTTCTATTGCTTGGCAACAGCGCCCTCTGTGGGCCACGGTTTCCGTGGCGACGGCTTTGTTGCCTTAGTCTGCAAAGGCGTTAACCTAGTCGTGTTTCACTGATGTTTAGGCATTTCTCAAAAACAGGCATTATTTTTTAAGGTAGGTGCGCATCACGCTGTATGTGTGTTGAGCTAAATAGCACGTGTGGTTTTGTTCAGTCAAACAGCTAAGCTAAAAAGAATAGCTCCTCCTGCAAATGTTATATCCTGCTGTCATGGCAGGGTAGTTTTCTGCAGCGACAAAATGTTCAGGAAAACTGCCTGGAGGAATGCAGTTAGTGATGCAGTGAGTTTCCACCAGGACCAAGCCCTCAACGCGACCATATTTCTCCTGAAATTCAACAGGATTTCtgctcagagaggaaggagacgaaAGCAATTTCAAGGTAAATCAACCTGTGATCCAAGCTCTACATTGGCCAAAATATCAAAGAAATTGTTCCATCAAGTTcccctgtttgtgttgtgcaggTTTGCCTGGGTGACCCCCACGCATGCACGTGTCCTGTGTTCACCAAAAAGCAAGAGCCCTGTAAACAGATGGTatcagtataattaaaacagcaATAGGAactaactgtacagtacagacagtaaCTGACATGTTTAAACTCTCTAAAATTGGGTAGgatgtaaaaatgtttaaacattACTTCTTAGAGAGATTTATTCTTTAGATCAGATGTTGCCTTATTTGAATTGaagtttattacttttactgttttttccAAAACAGAAACTGTGAGCATTTTATAGATGCTTTATATATTTCACACAAATGTAGTTGTAATCAGTTAAGCTACTattgaaattatttttattgtatctaCATTAACAATGATATTTACGTCAACTAATATCTAAAACAACACTTCTAAATATTACAGGGTTATACTGTGAAGATTTAGACTTCCCAGAGAACACGAATGTAAGTATGTACTATAAGTTACGTGTATACATTGGTTTTCAATGTATTAATCACACTTCTGTTACTAAACttaaaaaggagaaagagattATATGCATTTTCTGCTTAAAGGGTTTTTCAAACTCGTTTTGGAACGGCACAAAATAATTTGCTGTGTAAAGTTCATATCCTCCTGCTGAAGTTTAGTGTCATAATTCTAGATTCATTCCAGCCTGGACTTGGGGAAAGACAGATCTTGGAGTTACTCCATGGTTTACACCAAATCAAAGCTCACCGGATAGAAAATGATGCCTCTGGGACCTCAAGCCAACCACTCACAGGCCAGGAGCCTGGAAATGTCTGTCGGAAAGTTGTCCAAGCCCAGGATGTGTGTCCTATCTGTcaagaggagctgctgggaaaaaaacagcCTGTGTCCTACTGCAGGTGTGGAAGACTCTCGCTCGGGTCGGGCTTAAATGCGAATTTCAAACTGTTTTAGAACAATTGTGTTTTAGGGTGATGTAAGATATTCTAATGAACTCAAGCTGCACTGTTATCCAGAACATGACCCCAGTATATTTTTCCACTCTAGTCCATATTTTATTCTTATAGAATAACTCTTATACACATAAATCATGGAGAAAGTATGACATTTCTTTTTGCTCTCTTACGGTAGCTGTAGTCTTGGTCTTTTGTCTCTTCCAGGTTTGGGTGTGGTAATAATGTCCACATCTCTTGCATGACAGTGTGGGCAGACCACCAGAAACTCTAAGAGAGCAAAGATATGGTGAAATGCCCCCTGTGCAGGGAGGACTTCATGTCTCTGAAGTTTCTACAGATGCAGGCAAAAAATGCATCAAAGCTCTTCACCACTGCTGAAAGAGAGAAACCAGACAGACATCTGAGAGTTGTCTGCCACTGCTGTCGAATTTGTCCTGTAACTGGCAAATGTTTCAAGTAAGTTTATGGCAGCTGTGTTGTGAGAAATCTACAATATATTTACCATATGTGCATGCAGTGGTGTTtaatgtgtgtacatgtgtaatTATGGTCTACTGAATAACTCTGTACGGTGTTCTAGTCATTTTTATTCCCAGGATTTCTTCCACAAATAATGTTTTTCCAGATGCAAAGTCTGCAGTTACTTCTATATGTGAGGACTGCTCAAAGAAAGGCTGCCACCCACAGCATCAATTAGCTTTCCAAACTGTAAGTTTAATTTTTCAGCTTTAATATGCTTTAATTTATGACCTCATGTTCAACATGAGTTACATCATGGCACTTTtatgtgtttaatttaatgattCTTATGGCACCAAAGCTTCTAGTGGCAGTCATTGTAAACTCCAGTCAATACAAAAGCAAATTAATATCATATCAATCGcaaacagaaaaggagagagaagtgGCATGTTGTGGGAGAAGGCCTGACTAATGATCTGGATGAAGTGACGACAAATGCCAGGCAAGTTGATGACCAAAGAAAAAGACACTACTGTTTATAATGAAATGAGCTTTTTACACTGCCATAAATCAAACTATGGAAagaagctacacacacacaaacacatgcagagaaGATAAGTAAGGTAAGACTTAAGGTAAGactttttactgtactgtacagtgtgtacagctTGAAAATAAGTAAATTCACGAGTTCAAAAGTTCTAGACCATAGAAAAATTATCACGCTATCATAGATAAATTGATGTTCAGAGTAATACTGTACCATATAatgaaaatacagtatgtttgtacaCAAAACTGCTGCCTTGCAAAAACTTAATGATATATAATTTCTCCTCTGTTTCTTACTACATTCAAGTTCCATATGCACTGTgtgtcagaacacacggaggaggacccaaatgcacagcgcagacgaGGTATGGTTAATCAGTAACGTTTATTGTCCAGGGGTAGTcgggcggtccaggtcatacacggtaagGCTCAGCACAACGGCACAAAAGAGCCAGGCAGGATCAGGTTCGGGAAACATGCAGGGGTTTGGTACACggttaaacacagcagaggtacagacgagggctaGAAAAAACTCACAGGTCAGACGGTCAGGTAAATGTCACAATCCAGGCGAAGGTACGgaggaggttcaggcaggaatcggcggtcaaaaCAGGCAAGATCTGCAACACGGGATAATAGATAACAGATAACATAACAGAgcgctggatagtggtgcagggatacgacaatctggcgtctgactgctggctgaggtggtgcttaaatcctgggtgtgattact carries:
- the zswim2 gene encoding LOW QUALITY PROTEIN: E3 ubiquitin-protein ligase ZSWIM2 (The sequence of the model RefSeq protein was modified relative to this genomic sequence to represent the inferred CDS: inserted 2 bases in 1 codon; deleted 2 bases in 1 codon; substituted 2 bases at 2 genomic stop codons) — protein: MFRKTAWRNAVSDAVSFHQDQALNATIFLLKXSTGFLLREEGDESNFKVCLGDPHACTCPVFTKKQEPWLYCEDLDFPENTNIHSSLDLGKDRSWSYSMVYTKSKLTGXNDASGTSSQPLTGQEPGNVCRKVVQAQDVCPICQEELLGKKQPVSYCRFGCGNNVHISCMTVWADHQKLXESKDMVKCPLCREDFMSLKFLQMQAKNASKLFTTAEREKPDRHLRVVCHCCRICPVTGKCFK